A single region of the Cynocephalus volans isolate mCynVol1 chromosome 12, mCynVol1.pri, whole genome shotgun sequence genome encodes:
- the LTA4H gene encoding leukotriene A-4 hydrolase isoform X2: MPEVVDTCSLASPASVCRTKHLHLRCSVDFTRRALTGTAALTVQSLEDNLRSLTLDTKDLTIEKVVINGQEVTYALGERQSYKGSPMEISLPIALSKNQEVVIEISFETSPRSSALQWLTPEQTSGKEHPYLFSQCQAIHCRAILPCQDTPSVKLTYTAEVSVPKELVALMSAIRDGEAPDPEDPSRKIYRFSQKVPIPCYLIALVVGALESRQIGPRTLVWSEKEQVEKSAYEFSETESMLKIAEDLGGPYVWGQYDLLVLPPSFPYGGMENPCLTFVTPTLLAGDKSLSNVIAHEISHSWTGNLVTNKTWDHFWLNEGHTVYLERQICGRLFGEKFRHFHALGGWGELQNSIKTFGETHPFTKLVVDLADVDPDVAYSSVPYEKGFALLFYLEQLLGGPEVFLGFLKAYVEKFSYKSITTDDWKDFLYSHFKDKVDLLDQVDWNAWLYSPGLPPVKPNYDMTLTNACIALSQRWITAKEEDLNSFNATDLKDLSSHQLNEFLAQMLQRMAAALHSIEVGGSNPFGSKNGN; this comes from the exons actTTGGATACAAAGGACCTTACAATAGAAAAAGTGGTGATCAATGGACAAGAAGTCACATATGCTCTTGGAGAAAGACAAAGTTACAAAGGATCACCAATGGAAATCTCTCTTCCTATCGCTCTGAGCAA AAATCAAGAAGTTGTTATAGAAATTTCTTTTGAGACCTCTCCAAGATCTTCTGCTCTTCAGTGGCTCACTCCTGAACAAACTTCGGGGAAAGAGCACCCATATCTCTTTAGTCAGTGCCAG GCCATCCACTGCAGAGCAATTCTTCCTTGCCAGGATACTCCTTCTGTGAAATTAACCTACACTGCAGAG GTGTCTGTCCCTAAAGAACTGGTGGCACTTATGAGTGCTATTCGTGATGGAGAAGCACCTGACCCGGAAGACCCGAGCAGGAAAATATACAGATTCAGCCAAAAA GTTCCAATCCCCTGCTACCTGATTGCTTTAGTCGTTGGAGCTTTAGAAAGCAG GCAGATTGGCCCAAGAACTTTGGTATGGTCTGAGAAAGAGCAGGTGGAAAAGTCTGCTTATGAATTTTCTGAG ACTGAGTCTATGCTTAAAATTGCAGAAGATCTGGGAGGACCATATGTATGGGGACAGTATGACCTTTTGGTCCTGCCACCATCCTTCCCTTATGGCGGCATGGAGAATCCTTGCCTTACTTTTGTAACTCCTACTCTACTG gcAGGTGACAAGTCACTCTCCAAT GTTATTGCACATGAAATATCTCATAGTTGGACAGGAAATCTAGTGACCAACAAAACTTGGGATCACTTCTG gttAAATGAAGGACATACTGTGTATCTGGAACGCCAGATTTGTGGCCGATTGTTTGGTGAAAAGTTCAGGCATTTCCATGCTCTGGGAGGATGGGGAGAGCTGCAGAATTCG ATAAAGACTTTTGGGGAGACACATCCTTTCACCAAACTTGTGGTTGATCTGGCAGATGTAGACCCTGATGTAGCGTATTCTTCAGTTCCCTATGAGAAGGGTTTTGCTTTACTCTTTTACCTTGAACAACTTCTTGGAGGACCAG AGGTTTTCCTGGGATTCTTAAAggcttatgttgagaaattttCCTACAAGAGCATAACCACTGATGATTGGAAGGATTTCCTATATTCCCACTTTAAAGATAAG GTTGATCTTCTTGATCAAGTGGATTGGAATGCCTGGCTCTACTCTCCTGGACTGCCTCCTGTCAAACCCAA TTATGATATGACTCTGACAAATGCTTGTATTGCCTTAAGTCAAAGATGGATTACT GCCAAAGAAGAAGATTTAAATTCATTCAATGCCACAGACCTGAAAGATCTCTCTTCTCATCAGTTGAATGAGTTTTTAGCACAGATGCTTCAGAGA ATGGCTGCGGCTCTGCATTCAATCGAAGTGGGAGGAAGCAATCCCTTTGGCTCTAAAAATGGCAACTGA
- the LTA4H gene encoding leukotriene A-4 hydrolase isoform X1, protein MPEVVDTCSLASPASVCRTKHLHLRCSVDFTRRALTGTAALTVQSLEDNLRSLTLDTKDLTIEKVVINGQEVTYALGERQSYKGSPMEISLPIALSKNQEVVIEISFETSPRSSALQWLTPEQTSGKEHPYLFSQCQAIHCRAILPCQDTPSVKLTYTAEVSVPKELVALMSAIRDGEAPDPEDPSRKIYRFSQKVPIPCYLIALVVGALESRQIGPRTLVWSEKEQVEKSAYEFSETESMLKIAEDLGGPYVWGQYDLLVLPPSFPYGGMENPCLTFVTPTLLAGDKSLSNVIAHEISHSWTGNLVTNKTWDHFWLNEGHTVYLERQICGRLFGEKFRHFHALGGWGELQNSIKTFGETHPFTKLVVDLADVDPDVAYSSVPYEKGFALLFYLEQLLGGPEVFLGFLKAYVEKFSYKSITTDDWKDFLYSHFKDKVDLLDQVDWNAWLYSPGLPPVKPNYDMTLTNACIALSQRWITAKEEDLNSFNATDLKDLSSHQLNEFLAQMLQRAPLPLGHIKRMQEVYNFNAINNSEIRFRWLRLCIQSKWEEAIPLALKMATEQGRMKFTRPLFKDLAAFDKSHDQAVRTYQENKASMHPVTAMLVGKDLKVD, encoded by the exons actTTGGATACAAAGGACCTTACAATAGAAAAAGTGGTGATCAATGGACAAGAAGTCACATATGCTCTTGGAGAAAGACAAAGTTACAAAGGATCACCAATGGAAATCTCTCTTCCTATCGCTCTGAGCAA AAATCAAGAAGTTGTTATAGAAATTTCTTTTGAGACCTCTCCAAGATCTTCTGCTCTTCAGTGGCTCACTCCTGAACAAACTTCGGGGAAAGAGCACCCATATCTCTTTAGTCAGTGCCAG GCCATCCACTGCAGAGCAATTCTTCCTTGCCAGGATACTCCTTCTGTGAAATTAACCTACACTGCAGAG GTGTCTGTCCCTAAAGAACTGGTGGCACTTATGAGTGCTATTCGTGATGGAGAAGCACCTGACCCGGAAGACCCGAGCAGGAAAATATACAGATTCAGCCAAAAA GTTCCAATCCCCTGCTACCTGATTGCTTTAGTCGTTGGAGCTTTAGAAAGCAG GCAGATTGGCCCAAGAACTTTGGTATGGTCTGAGAAAGAGCAGGTGGAAAAGTCTGCTTATGAATTTTCTGAG ACTGAGTCTATGCTTAAAATTGCAGAAGATCTGGGAGGACCATATGTATGGGGACAGTATGACCTTTTGGTCCTGCCACCATCCTTCCCTTATGGCGGCATGGAGAATCCTTGCCTTACTTTTGTAACTCCTACTCTACTG gcAGGTGACAAGTCACTCTCCAAT GTTATTGCACATGAAATATCTCATAGTTGGACAGGAAATCTAGTGACCAACAAAACTTGGGATCACTTCTG gttAAATGAAGGACATACTGTGTATCTGGAACGCCAGATTTGTGGCCGATTGTTTGGTGAAAAGTTCAGGCATTTCCATGCTCTGGGAGGATGGGGAGAGCTGCAGAATTCG ATAAAGACTTTTGGGGAGACACATCCTTTCACCAAACTTGTGGTTGATCTGGCAGATGTAGACCCTGATGTAGCGTATTCTTCAGTTCCCTATGAGAAGGGTTTTGCTTTACTCTTTTACCTTGAACAACTTCTTGGAGGACCAG AGGTTTTCCTGGGATTCTTAAAggcttatgttgagaaattttCCTACAAGAGCATAACCACTGATGATTGGAAGGATTTCCTATATTCCCACTTTAAAGATAAG GTTGATCTTCTTGATCAAGTGGATTGGAATGCCTGGCTCTACTCTCCTGGACTGCCTCCTGTCAAACCCAA TTATGATATGACTCTGACAAATGCTTGTATTGCCTTAAGTCAAAGATGGATTACT GCCAAAGAAGAAGATTTAAATTCATTCAATGCCACAGACCTGAAAGATCTCTCTTCTCATCAGTTGAATGAGTTTTTAGCACAGATGCTTCAGAGA GCACCTCTTCCATTGGGGCACATAAAGCGAATGCAAGAGGTGTACAACTTCAATGCCATTAACAATTCTGAAATACGATTCAG ATGGCTGCGGCTCTGCATTCAATCGAAGTGGGAGGAAGCAATCCCTTTGGCTCTAAAAATGGCAACTGAGCAAGGAAGAATGAAGTTTACACGACCCTTATTCAA GGATCTTGCTGCCTTCGACAAATCCCACGACCAAGCTGTCCGTACCTACCAAGAGAACAAAGCAAGCATGCATCCCGTGACTGCAATGCTGGTGGGGAAAGACTTAAAAGTGGATTAA